CGTGCTCGGAGAGCCAACCGAGCAGCGGCGCCCCGACGGCGGCGGACACAGAGCCGGTCACCGCCAGCGCGCCGAGCACCCGCCCACGCATCGCGTAGTCGGTGTCGAGCTGGGCGCGGGTACCGACGGTGGTGTCGATGACCACCGCGGCGGCGGCCACCGGGAGGATCACGGCGGCGAAGCTCAGGGTGCTCGGTGCCAGCCCGGCACCGACCTGCAGCACGCTGGCCAGCAGCCCGGCGCCGATCAGCACGCCGTAGCCCAGATGACGACGGCGCGCGGCCACGAGCGCACCGAGCACCGTACCGACGGCGAATGCGGTGGACAGCAGCCCGTACCCGGCGGCGCCGCCGCCGAGCGGCCCGTCACTCATCGCGGCCATCGTCACCTGGTAGTTGCGGCCGAGGCTGCCCAACACGAAGGAGAGGGCCAGCGCCACCAGCACCACCGGTTGCCGCAGCAGGTAGCGGAAGCCGGCTCGGATCCCGCCGACGCCGGGTGTCGCCTCGACCGGCTCCACGGCGTACCGGTCCCGCTCGTGAACCGCGCACAGGGCCACCACCACCGCGACGAAGCTCACGGCGTTGACGGCGAACAGCAACGCGGGCCCGGCGACGGCGACCACGACCGCGCCGGCGCTCATGCCCAGGATGCGCCCGGCGGAATTGCTGAGCGAGCCGAGGGCCAACGCGTTGCCGAGGGTCTCCCGGTCCACCAACGTCGAGGCCCAGCGGCCCATCATCGGGCCCTCGACCGCGGACACCGCGCCGGAGGCCAGCGAGATCGCGTAGATGGCTGGAAGCCCGCCGGCACCGGTCACGGCCACCAGGGCGAGCCCGGCCGCGAGCGCCGCGTGGGCAGCCTGCGCGGCGATCAGCAACGGGCGGGCCGGCAGCCGGTCGGCCAACGCCCCGCCCCACGCGCTGAGCAGCAGGGTCGGGACCGCCTGGAGCAGGATGGCGAACCCCATCGAGGTCGCCGAACCGGTCTCGGCAAGCACGTACCAGTTGACCCCGAGCACCTGCATCCAGGTGCCGATCACGGAGACGAGCCCGGCGACCGCCCAGATCCGGTAGTTGCGGTGGCGCAGCGCCGCGAAGGTGGCTCCGAACGCCACGAAGACCTCCCGACCAGGACAGCGGCAAACGAAAACCGGACCCACACAGGTCCGGCCGGCCACAAGTCTGACCGGCGTGAACCGCCTCCGCCCGGGTTCGTGAGGGGGTTCACCAGCGGGGTCGGACAGGCCACCGCACTCGGGCCGGAACCGGATGCCTGACGACGCCCCGGTCCGCCGGAACCCGGGCGTCGGTCAGCTCAGCGGGCGGCCAGCGGCTGCGCGCCCGGGTGCACCGGTGCAGGCAACGACCCCGCACCGCCCAGATACGCGTGGATGGCGGCGGCCGCCGCCCGGCCCTCGGCGATCGCCCACACGATCAGCGAGGCGCCGCGGTGCATGTCGCCGGCGACGAAGACCCCATCGGCGTCGGTCTGCCAGTCCGGGCGGGCATCCACCGCGCCGCGCACGTTGCGGGACACCCCCAGCTGGTCGAGCAACGGCTGCTCCTCGGTGCCCTCGAAGCCGATCGCCAGCAGCACCAGGTCGGCCGGCAGCTCCCGCTCGGTGCCCGGCAGCACGGTGACGACGCGCCGGCCGTCCCGCTTCTCCACGGTCACCTCCGCGATGCGAACCGCCCGCACGGTGCCGGTGCCGTCGTCGACGAACTCCTGCACGGCGACGGCGAAGATCCGCTCACCGCCCTCCTCGTGGGCCGGGTACTCACGCAGAACCCAGGGCCAGGTCGGCCACGGGTCGCGGGCCTCGTCCCGGGCCCCGGGCGGCTGCGGGTAGAGGTCGAGCTGGTGGACGCCGGCCGCGCCCTGCCGGTGGGCGACGCCCAGGCAGTCCGCCGCCGTGTCGCCACCGCCGATGATGACGACGTGCCGGCCGGCCGCGTCGATCGGCGTGCCGTCGGGGAGCGTCGCCGGTGCCGGGCGGCTTTCCCCGGCGGCGGCGACCACCCGGTTGGCGGCGACGAGGTGCTCCATCGCCTGGTGGACACCGCGCAGTGCCCGGCCCGGCGTCTGCGGGGTTTCCCGGCCCGCGAGCGCGCCGCAGGCAAGCAGCAGCGCGTCGTGCTCGGCGCGCAGCTGCGCCGCGGTCACGTCGACGCCGACGTTCACCCCGGCACGGAAGCGCACGCCCTCCGCGACCAGCTGAGCCAACCGGGCGTCGACGTGCCGCTTCTCCAGCTTGAAGTCGGGTATGCCGTAGCGCAGCAGGCCACCCAGGGCGTCGTCGCGCTCGTACACGGTGACGGCGTGACCGGCGCGGGCCAGTTGCTGTGCGGCGGCGAGCCCGGCGGGACCGGAGCCGACCACCGCGACGGACCGTCCGGACGGCGCCGGCGCCGGGCGGGGCCGAAGGCCACCACGGGCCACCGCCGCGTTCGCGATCTCCACCTCGACCTGCTTGATGGTCACCGGCCGCTGCCCGCCGAGGCCGAGCACGCAGGCCGCCTCACAGGGCGCCGGGCAGAGCCGACCGGTGAACTCCGGGAAGTTGTTGGTGGCGTGCAGCGACTCCACCGCGGCGTCCCAGTTGCCGGTACGGACCAGGTCGTTCCAGTCCGGGATGCGATTACCGAGCGGGCAGCCGGCTACGTCGCTGTGGCAGAACGGGATGCCGCAGTCCATGCAGCGGGTGGCCTGCTCGCGGATCAGCTCCTCGCCGGCCGGCGGGTACACCTCGCGCCAATCCATGATCCGCACTGGCACCGGCCGACGCGCCGGCAGTCGCCGGTCGTAGCGCAGGAAACCGTTCGGGTCAGGCACGAGCCACCTCCTGAGCGGCCCCCCGCGGGACGGGCGGCACCGGCACGGACGAATCGGACGGCGCCGAGTGCGCCGCTGAGGCGGCCGGTGCCGCCAGTGCGTTCATCACCGCGTCGTCGACGTCGTGGCCGGCGGCTTCGGCGGCCCGCATGATCTCCAGCACCCGACGGTAGTCCCGGGGCACCACAGCCGTGAACTCCTCCACCGCCTCCGGCCAGCGCTTGAGCAGTTCCTCGGCGACCGCC
The sequence above is a segment of the Micromonospora sp. WMMA1363 genome. Coding sequences within it:
- a CDS encoding glutamate synthase subunit beta, translating into MPDPNGFLRYDRRLPARRPVPVRIMDWREVYPPAGEELIREQATRCMDCGIPFCHSDVAGCPLGNRIPDWNDLVRTGNWDAAVESLHATNNFPEFTGRLCPAPCEAACVLGLGGQRPVTIKQVEVEIANAAVARGGLRPRPAPAPSGRSVAVVGSGPAGLAAAQQLARAGHAVTVYERDDALGGLLRYGIPDFKLEKRHVDARLAQLVAEGVRFRAGVNVGVDVTAAQLRAEHDALLLACGALAGRETPQTPGRALRGVHQAMEHLVAANRVVAAAGESRPAPATLPDGTPIDAAGRHVVIIGGGDTAADCLGVAHRQGAAGVHQLDLYPQPPGARDEARDPWPTWPWVLREYPAHEEGGERIFAVAVQEFVDDGTGTVRAVRIAEVTVEKRDGRRVVTVLPGTERELPADLVLLAIGFEGTEEQPLLDQLGVSRNVRGAVDARPDWQTDADGVFVAGDMHRGASLIVWAIAEGRAAAAAIHAYLGGAGSLPAPVHPGAQPLAAR
- a CDS encoding MFS transporter, translated to MAFGATFAALRHRNYRIWAVAGLVSVIGTWMQVLGVNWYVLAETGSATSMGFAILLQAVPTLLLSAWGGALADRLPARPLLIAAQAAHAALAAGLALVAVTGAGGLPAIYAISLASGAVSAVEGPMMGRWASTLVDRETLGNALALGSLSNSAGRILGMSAGAVVVAVAGPALLFAVNAVSFVAVVVALCAVHERDRYAVEPVEATPGVGGIRAGFRYLLRQPVVLVALALSFVLGSLGRNYQVTMAAMSDGPLGGGAAGYGLLSTAFAVGTVLGALVAARRRHLGYGVLIGAGLLASVLQVGAGLAPSTLSFAAVILPVAAAAVVIDTTVGTRAQLDTDYAMRGRVLGALAVTGSVSAAVGAPLLGWLSEHVGPRQTLVLAGVVTVLATVVAGVVLDRLRERRLRHRVARVLAVSVARRPARRVVTSAARVVRPVPRVVRPAVLRIVPSMRGAGSRWALRRPATSRPRNRAGAGAGRSLPGR